In Massilia violaceinigra, one DNA window encodes the following:
- a CDS encoding IS1634 family transposase, translating into MFIKVTTSGPRRYVQLVEAYRDAEGRPKQRTVATLGRLDQLNTDLESVISGLLRVTGKTMPEALPTPSLAFEPARDYGDVWALTELWNTLGFDRLRQIFKRTRHNIDVEALIRVMVLNRLCDPDSKVGVLRWVETIALPGVMAETIEHQHLLRAMDAMVDHKDEVDQVLAGLLRPLVDQDLAVVFYDMTTIRAAGLSQQSDDVRKLGMSKEGVIARQVMLGVVQTAEGLPLYHEVFDGNTAEVTTLKPTIEKIIARFPVKRVIAVADRGLLSTDNLAELQAIQLPGGGALEFILAVPGRRYADFVDLLAPFHAEHCADVNNELIGEVAWGNLRLIVAHDPDVAAQTSAKRDNLIEELEKKAAQWTSTLDGQDGGKRKRGRKLSDGGARARFYREVCDEHLTRIIQVDLKSELFTYTINERSLTHARMMDGKLLLVTNTKDLAPAEVVRRYKSLADIERGFRILKSEIEIGPIYHRLPDRIRAHATICFIALILYRVMRTRLYASAAGMSPERALAKLRRIQHHTVAVNGAQPVAGLSNISKEHTEILAALAIKKPTLKTQLTLL; encoded by the coding sequence ATGTTTATCAAGGTTACGACATCCGGCCCCAGGCGCTACGTCCAACTCGTCGAGGCATATCGCGACGCTGAGGGGCGCCCGAAGCAACGTACAGTTGCCACGCTCGGCCGCCTCGATCAACTCAATACCGATCTCGAATCGGTCATTTCTGGGCTGCTGCGCGTCACCGGCAAGACCATGCCAGAGGCCTTGCCGACACCTTCTCTTGCGTTCGAGCCGGCACGGGACTACGGCGACGTATGGGCGCTGACTGAGCTGTGGAATACGCTCGGCTTCGACCGCCTGCGCCAGATTTTCAAGCGCACGCGCCACAACATCGATGTCGAGGCGCTCATACGCGTGATGGTATTGAATCGCCTGTGCGATCCGGATTCGAAGGTCGGCGTACTGCGCTGGGTCGAGACCATTGCCTTGCCCGGCGTGATGGCCGAGACGATCGAGCACCAGCACTTGCTGCGGGCGATGGATGCGATGGTCGACCACAAGGACGAAGTCGATCAGGTTCTCGCGGGCCTGCTGCGCCCGCTGGTCGATCAAGATCTGGCCGTCGTGTTCTACGATATGACGACGATCCGCGCAGCCGGTCTGTCGCAGCAGAGCGACGATGTGCGCAAATTGGGCATGTCCAAGGAGGGCGTGATCGCACGCCAGGTGATGCTCGGGGTGGTGCAAACAGCCGAGGGCTTGCCCCTCTATCACGAAGTATTTGACGGCAACACCGCCGAGGTGACGACGCTCAAGCCGACGATTGAAAAGATCATTGCGCGCTTTCCCGTAAAGCGCGTTATCGCGGTGGCCGACCGCGGCTTGCTGTCGACCGACAATCTGGCAGAACTACAGGCAATTCAATTGCCCGGCGGCGGGGCGCTTGAGTTCATTCTGGCCGTGCCAGGTCGGCGCTACGCGGACTTCGTTGACCTGCTGGCCCCCTTCCATGCCGAGCATTGCGCCGACGTGAACAATGAGCTGATCGGCGAAGTGGCGTGGGGCAATCTGCGCCTGATCGTCGCCCACGATCCCGATGTGGCCGCGCAAACGTCCGCCAAGCGGGACAACCTCATCGAGGAGCTTGAGAAAAAAGCGGCGCAGTGGACCAGCACCCTCGACGGCCAGGATGGCGGCAAGCGCAAGCGCGGCCGCAAACTGTCGGACGGCGGCGCCCGCGCCCGCTTCTACCGGGAAGTGTGCGACGAACACCTGACACGCATCATTCAGGTCGACCTCAAGAGCGAGCTGTTCACCTACACCATCAACGAGCGCTCGCTCACGCACGCGCGCATGATGGACGGGAAATTGCTGCTCGTGACAAACACGAAGGACCTGGCGCCGGCCGAGGTTGTGCGACGCTACAAGTCGTTGGCTGATATCGAGCGCGGTTTCCGCATTCTCAAGTCCGAGATCGAGATCGGGCCGATCTACCATCGACTGCCTGATCGCATACGCGCACACGCCACGATCTGTTTCATCGCCCTGATCCTGTACCGCGTCATGCGCACGCGCTTGTACGCCAGCGCAGCGGGCATGTCGCCCGAGCGCGCGCTGGCCAAACTGCGCCGCATTCAGCACCATACTGTCGCCGTAAACGGCGCCCAGCCCGTTGCAGGGCTATCGAACATCAGCAAGGAGCATACCGAGATTCTGGCCGCTTTGGCCATCAAGAAACCGACGCTAAAAACGCAATTAACCCTTTTGTAA
- a CDS encoding reverse transcriptase family protein: MTSPTPSPSELTRAQLYERIRASSKEEVVLTEMQRLGFWPADSGKPSVESALIRREAELTQALQRLGSELHHLQNPEAALRMLRKERMAKAKARREETRQKRALVRFEKAQAWRQRREHEVLYLGAGVSGGLSRADSDAGKLAGLAMPVLHKADDLAQAMGITLSELRFLAFERRVSRISHYRRFAMPKKTGGERIISAPMPRLKRAQYWVLDNVLARAPLHQAAHGFVPGRSIVSNAAPHVGQAVVINLDLKDFFPSIGMPRIKGVFAQLGYSEQLATVLALLCTEAPTDKVRIDGERFFVAHGSRALPQGAPSSPALTNILCRRLDARLQACAAKLGFKYTRYADDLTFSGDADARKLAGKLLWRAKQIVIDEGFTPHPDKQHVMRDAQRQMVTGIVVNQKPSLERETLRRFRATLFQLEKDGPEGKQWNGNTNVIDALEGYAQFIRMVDPVKGLPLLVRVRAARARWGAAGIDMKLMQSKRSSAFRALSAQGKAPWDGWWQATLASAPVLEKTAAQLAVEKKERKAAEAPTVPPAPVNMKKPAAAQTPVATPAAAVHAPPASDATANPAPGAKPDGDNNFQVAIAVQVALICAFALATQRVLPSACMAVIVLQSAMLRKPRWGWFLFIILIWSAVTLKW, encoded by the coding sequence ATGACTTCCCCTACTCCCTCTCCCTCCGAACTGACGCGCGCGCAGTTGTACGAGCGCATACGCGCCAGCTCCAAAGAAGAAGTCGTGCTGACCGAGATGCAGCGCCTGGGCTTCTGGCCGGCCGACAGCGGTAAGCCGTCGGTTGAATCGGCACTGATCCGGCGCGAAGCGGAGCTGACGCAAGCCTTGCAGAGGCTGGGCAGCGAGCTGCATCACCTGCAAAATCCCGAGGCGGCGCTGCGCATGCTGCGCAAGGAGCGCATGGCCAAGGCCAAAGCGCGGCGCGAGGAAACGCGCCAGAAACGCGCATTGGTGCGCTTCGAGAAGGCGCAAGCGTGGCGCCAGCGGCGCGAACACGAAGTGCTGTACCTGGGCGCGGGCGTTTCGGGGGGGCTTAGTCGCGCCGACAGCGACGCCGGAAAACTGGCGGGGCTGGCCATGCCGGTGCTGCACAAGGCGGACGACCTGGCGCAGGCGATGGGCATCACGCTGTCGGAGCTGCGCTTCCTGGCGTTCGAACGGCGCGTCTCGCGCATCAGCCATTACCGGCGCTTCGCAATGCCCAAGAAAACCGGCGGCGAACGGATTATTTCGGCGCCGATGCCGCGCCTGAAACGCGCCCAGTACTGGGTGCTCGACAACGTGCTGGCGCGCGCGCCGCTGCATCAGGCGGCGCACGGCTTCGTGCCGGGCCGCTCGATCGTCAGCAACGCGGCGCCCCATGTCGGGCAGGCGGTGGTCATCAATCTGGACCTCAAGGATTTTTTCCCGTCGATCGGCATGCCGCGCATTAAAGGCGTGTTCGCACAGCTGGGCTACAGCGAGCAGCTGGCAACCGTCCTGGCGCTGCTGTGCACCGAAGCGCCGACCGACAAAGTGCGCATCGATGGCGAGAGATTTTTTGTCGCGCACGGATCGCGCGCGCTGCCGCAGGGCGCGCCGAGCAGCCCGGCGTTGACGAATATTTTGTGCCGGCGGCTCGATGCGCGTCTGCAGGCATGCGCGGCCAAGCTGGGTTTCAAGTACACGCGCTATGCGGACGACCTGACGTTTTCGGGCGATGCCGATGCGCGCAAGCTGGCCGGCAAGCTGCTGTGGCGCGCCAAGCAGATCGTCATCGACGAGGGTTTCACGCCGCATCCCGACAAACAGCATGTGATGCGCGACGCGCAGCGCCAGATGGTAACCGGGATCGTGGTCAATCAAAAGCCCTCGCTCGAACGCGAGACCCTGCGGCGTTTTCGCGCCACGCTGTTCCAGCTCGAAAAGGATGGGCCGGAGGGCAAGCAGTGGAACGGCAATACCAATGTCATCGATGCGCTGGAAGGCTATGCGCAGTTCATCCGCATGGTCGATCCGGTCAAGGGCTTGCCGCTACTGGTGCGCGTGCGCGCCGCGCGTGCACGATGGGGGGCGGCCGGCATCGACATGAAGCTGATGCAGTCGAAACGCAGCAGCGCGTTCCGGGCGCTGTCGGCCCAGGGCAAGGCGCCTTGGGACGGATGGTGGCAGGCCACGCTGGCATCGGCGCCGGTGCTGGAAAAAACCGCCGCGCAACTGGCGGTGGAGAAGAAGGAGCGCAAGGCGGCCGAGGCGCCGACGGTGCCACCAGCGCCCGTCAACATGAAAAAACCGGCGGCTGCACAGACTCCTGTTGCGACTCCTGCCGCGGCGGTTCATGCGCCGCCGGCAAGCGATGCCACGGCCAATCCGGCTCCTGGCGCCAAGCCGGATGGCGATAACAATTTTCAGGTGGCGATTGCAGTGCAGGTTGCGCTGATTTGCGCTTTCGCGCTGGCCACGCAGCGCGTGCTGCCGTCCGCCTGCATGGCCGTGATCGTGCTGCAATCGGCCATGTTGCGCAAGCCGCGCTGGGGCTGGTTCCTCTTTATTATCCTGATCTGGAGCGCGGTTACCCTGAAGTGGTAG
- a CDS encoding SWIM zinc finger family protein, whose amino-acid sequence MKFEYRYYGASTVSNSASSTEMRFAPDTLRAPTHFVAQLNKHIPFREAISALHDVVVADQRYQPPDKTAYLAWRAQNEDPALAELIDRNADLRARMAPLSEELKALRAQKSIILKPFAAAQAKYFDYIYKANFDAWVVLDPVITVHPDRVFFECFSRDELSYASLSCSHNVFDRVGDFACGTTNVDYSEGLYGEFQKIRDYKTTRLAIDPSGFQVATAGDPSFKEEKIDVPETWVRGFLQVSSAMNLPARRLDLHPMDVHNFCHLLRRKKERVGPRSIRFVLTPGEPIRALFEPWNDELVCRRSIYQGNAAEEIRIWGRRRLMLLERLIPVAHSFTVHLMGSGMPSFWIANLPDMQLTLGLSGWTANDWARAGQFDLLAPRGAVDDDSKTRVFAALGQRWFATADQLAADTGLTRAIVESALTLYTQAGRVIYDLTQGVYRLRELSREPLPLDVLRFASAIEEKAATLLAVQSLSEQASEAQPDGGLRLRARSKENGRPYQVMLRLDADRRIVDGSCECNHFTQNRMHKGPCVHMLALRMDQARRDAAPGV is encoded by the coding sequence ATGAAATTCGAATACCGCTACTACGGCGCCAGCACCGTCAGCAACAGCGCTTCAAGCACCGAGATGCGCTTCGCGCCCGACACCTTGCGAGCGCCGACCCATTTTGTCGCCCAGTTGAACAAGCACATTCCCTTCCGGGAAGCCATCTCCGCGCTGCACGACGTGGTGGTGGCCGACCAGCGCTACCAGCCGCCCGACAAGACCGCCTATCTGGCATGGCGCGCGCAGAACGAAGACCCGGCGCTGGCCGAACTGATCGACCGCAATGCGGACCTGCGCGCGCGCATGGCGCCGCTGAGCGAGGAACTGAAGGCACTGCGGGCGCAAAAGAGCATCATCCTCAAGCCCTTCGCCGCAGCCCAGGCCAAATACTTCGACTATATATACAAGGCCAATTTCGACGCCTGGGTGGTGCTCGACCCGGTGATCACGGTCCATCCCGACCGCGTGTTCTTCGAGTGCTTCAGCCGCGACGAATTGAGCTACGCCTCGCTCAGCTGCAGCCATAATGTGTTCGACCGCGTGGGCGACTTCGCCTGCGGCACCACCAATGTCGACTACTCCGAAGGGCTGTACGGCGAATTCCAGAAGATCCGCGACTATAAGACGACCCGTCTGGCGATCGATCCGAGCGGCTTCCAGGTCGCCACCGCTGGCGATCCATCGTTCAAGGAAGAGAAGATCGACGTGCCGGAAACCTGGGTGCGCGGCTTTCTGCAGGTGAGCAGCGCAATGAACCTGCCGGCGCGCAGGCTCGATCTGCATCCGATGGATGTGCATAATTTCTGCCATCTCCTGCGCCGCAAGAAGGAACGCGTCGGCCCGCGGTCGATCCGCTTCGTGCTCACGCCGGGTGAACCGATCCGCGCGCTGTTCGAGCCGTGGAACGATGAACTGGTATGCCGCCGCTCGATCTACCAGGGCAATGCGGCTGAAGAAATCCGCATCTGGGGGCGGCGCCGCCTGATGCTGCTCGAACGCCTGATCCCGGTGGCGCACAGCTTTACCGTGCACCTGATGGGCAGCGGCATGCCGAGCTTCTGGATTGCCAACCTGCCGGACATGCAGCTCACGCTCGGCCTGTCCGGCTGGACCGCCAACGACTGGGCGCGCGCCGGCCAGTTCGACCTGCTGGCGCCGCGCGGCGCCGTCGACGACGACAGCAAGACGCGCGTTTTTGCCGCGCTGGGACAGCGCTGGTTCGCCACCGCCGACCAGCTGGCGGCCGACACCGGCCTGACGCGCGCCATCGTCGAAAGCGCGCTCACCTTGTACACCCAGGCCGGACGTGTGATCTACGACCTGACGCAGGGTGTGTACCGCCTGCGCGAGCTGTCGCGCGAGCCGTTGCCGCTGGACGTGCTGCGCTTTGCCAGCGCGATCGAAGAAAAGGCGGCGACCCTGCTGGCCGTGCAAAGCCTGAGCGAACAGGCGAGCGAAGCGCAACCCGATGGCGGCCTGCGCCTGCGCGCGCGCAGCAAGGAGAATGGCCGGCCGTACCAGGTCATGCTGCGCCTCGATGCCGACCGGCGCATCGTCGACGGCAGTTGCGAGTGCAATCACTTCACCCAGAACCGCATGCACAAGGGGCCGTGCGTGCACATGCTCGCGCTGCGCATGGACCAGGCCAGGCGCGACGCCGCGCCTGGCGTGTAA
- a CDS encoding sensor histidine kinase: protein MAARRLWFVPYRLRILLRAAFLLLALATLGLALSVLQQEKQLSYTNYQASFRKTGEQISATLRHPAGQLALLNPPSAGAAAPGLRPLLLPFPALDFDDQQKVQQAVAMSGCMRQFGPSANLCAAIGNNPWAGGFIYVAGSVDLARLVSHRSGDEVLNQSHRVRVTVSLRGRTYQWIAPFEEDSRQSTGPYAPLRGRLTGFNAADEGRKHTRPVKDFRGWMWQNAQCNEPAAGANPDTCLRNAFFSVRLPVSVLQEDLFGDDSARRIWPPADLDKIRVSVVLLAPGEGAVVLDSDKSSAASGFSLADLAPMLLPGETLRIDKVAATGAASLIKLAGASGTEDASQHFLTALIRRLPVDTYDTPLAATHRIATPLGSYDVVLAGDVRSVSQSLGVVASRMAWFVGAMLLALMLAWLVIEIGIISRIKELIERADSVARTVKERGDASQPNLSDLRGEDELGVLATCLHDLLRRVREDVEREAIRAEQERDMWHAVGHEIMSPLQSLIALHGTDGNQSARYVLRMQQAIRVLYGRASPSEAFQSTVLQVSEIDLTAFLRNVAANAPCAGVTDVVFHGAPQAVLVRADEYSLEDVVTHVLVNAQRYRLPGTSIDITLEASETSAGVTIANRGPTIADDVIGTIFEYGVSDQEEAGAHGNRGQGLFVARTYMAKMGGTIVAKNLDDGVAFVLTLQRGAA from the coding sequence ATGGCGGCGCGCCGGCTCTGGTTCGTGCCCTACCGCCTGCGCATCCTGCTGCGCGCGGCCTTCCTGCTGCTGGCCCTGGCCACGCTTGGCCTGGCGCTATCGGTGCTGCAACAGGAAAAGCAGCTCAGTTACACCAATTACCAGGCCAGCTTCCGCAAGACCGGGGAGCAGATCAGCGCCACCCTGCGCCATCCGGCCGGCCAGCTTGCGCTGCTCAATCCACCCTCGGCCGGCGCGGCCGCACCTGGCCTGCGCCCGCTGCTGCTGCCGTTTCCAGCGCTCGACTTCGACGACCAGCAAAAGGTGCAGCAGGCCGTGGCCATGTCCGGCTGCATGCGCCAGTTCGGCCCGAGCGCGAACCTGTGCGCGGCCATCGGCAACAACCCCTGGGCCGGTGGGTTCATCTACGTGGCCGGCAGCGTCGACCTGGCCCGCCTGGTCTCGCACCGCAGCGGCGACGAAGTACTGAACCAGTCGCACCGGGTGCGCGTCACTGTGTCGCTGCGCGGACGCACCTATCAGTGGATCGCCCCCTTCGAGGAAGACTCGCGCCAGTCAACTGGCCCGTACGCACCCCTGCGCGGACGGCTAACCGGCTTTAACGCGGCCGACGAAGGCCGCAAGCATACCCGCCCCGTGAAGGACTTCCGCGGCTGGATGTGGCAGAACGCCCAGTGCAACGAACCTGCCGCCGGCGCCAATCCGGACACCTGCCTGCGCAATGCCTTTTTTTCGGTGCGCCTGCCGGTCAGCGTGCTGCAGGAAGACCTGTTCGGAGACGACAGCGCACGCCGCATCTGGCCGCCGGCCGATCTGGATAAGATCCGCGTCAGCGTGGTGCTGCTCGCCCCCGGCGAAGGGGCGGTGGTGCTCGACAGCGACAAGAGCAGCGCGGCGAGCGGCTTCTCGCTGGCCGACCTGGCGCCCATGCTGCTGCCGGGCGAAACACTGCGCATCGACAAAGTCGCCGCCACCGGCGCGGCCTCGCTGATCAAACTGGCCGGCGCCAGCGGCACCGAAGACGCGTCGCAGCACTTCCTCACTGCCCTGATCCGGCGCCTGCCGGTTGACACCTACGACACCCCGCTGGCGGCGACCCACCGCATCGCCACGCCGCTGGGCAGCTATGACGTGGTGCTGGCCGGTGACGTGCGCAGCGTCAGCCAGAGCCTGGGCGTGGTGGCCAGCCGCATGGCCTGGTTTGTCGGCGCCATGCTGCTGGCCCTGATGCTGGCGTGGCTGGTGATCGAGATCGGCATCATCAGCCGCATCAAGGAACTGATCGAGCGCGCCGATTCGGTGGCGCGCACCGTCAAGGAGCGCGGCGACGCTTCGCAGCCCAACCTGTCGGACCTGCGCGGAGAAGATGAACTGGGCGTGCTGGCCACCTGCCTGCACGACTTGCTGCGCCGCGTGCGCGAGGATGTAGAGCGCGAAGCCATCCGCGCGGAACAGGAACGCGACATGTGGCATGCGGTCGGCCACGAGATCATGTCGCCGCTGCAGTCGCTCATCGCCCTGCACGGCACCGATGGCAACCAGAGCGCACGCTATGTGCTGCGCATGCAGCAGGCGATCCGCGTGCTGTATGGACGCGCCTCGCCCAGCGAAGCGTTCCAGTCGACCGTGCTGCAGGTAAGCGAAATCGATCTGACTGCCTTTTTGCGCAACGTGGCGGCCAACGCCCCCTGCGCCGGCGTCACCGATGTAGTATTTCACGGCGCTCCGCAGGCGGTGCTGGTGCGGGCCGACGAATATTCGCTGGAAGACGTGGTCACCCATGTGCTGGTCAACGCCCAGCGCTACCGCCTGCCCGGCACTAGCATCGACATCACGCTCGAGGCCAGCGAAACGAGTGCCGGCGTTACCATCGCCAACCGCGGACCGACCATCGCCGACGATGTCATCGGCACCATTTTCGAGTACGGCGTGTCGGACCAGGAAGAAGCGGGCGCGCACGGCAACCGCGGCCAGGGCCTGTTCGTGGCCAGGACCTACATGGCCAAAATGGGCGGCACCATCGTCGCCAAAAACCTCGATGACGGCGTCGCCTTCGTGCTCACGCTACAGCGCGGCGCCGCCTAG
- a CDS encoding response regulator transcription factor, translated as MPRVAVIEDDLPTSNQLRSWIEAAKPGIVVDQWFSRDEAEAAIARERYDLVVLDIELGRERHAGVAIINAINKKHATPVLVVSAMPATIYRSIMKALDAWDYLQKATFEEADFTDTFLEILRAVKERDKPAQGADELAMDPLRQRSPTWRGQRINLPLTAQRILAALFARRGQVVSYEELYEVVKSGRNRDNIRKHVSTIRDAFREIDPAFECIENVPMRGFRWAD; from the coding sequence ATGCCCAGAGTGGCCGTCATCGAGGACGACCTCCCGACCAGTAACCAGCTGCGCAGCTGGATCGAGGCGGCCAAGCCGGGCATCGTCGTCGACCAGTGGTTCAGCCGCGACGAGGCCGAGGCGGCGATCGCGCGCGAGCGCTACGACCTGGTGGTGCTCGACATCGAACTGGGACGCGAACGCCATGCCGGCGTGGCGATCATCAACGCCATCAACAAGAAGCACGCGACTCCGGTGCTGGTGGTGTCGGCCATGCCGGCCACCATTTACCGCAGCATCATGAAGGCGCTCGACGCCTGGGACTACCTGCAAAAGGCCACCTTCGAGGAAGCCGACTTCACCGATACCTTCCTGGAGATCCTGCGCGCGGTGAAAGAGCGCGACAAGCCGGCCCAGGGCGCCGACGAACTGGCCATGGACCCGCTGCGCCAGCGCTCGCCCACCTGGCGCGGCCAGCGCATCAACCTGCCGCTGACGGCGCAGCGCATCCTGGCGGCCCTGTTCGCGCGGCGCGGCCAGGTGGTCTCGTACGAGGAACTGTACGAAGTGGTCAAGAGTGGCCGCAACCGCGACAACATCCGCAAGCACGTGAGCACCATCCGCGACGCCTTCCGCGAGATCGATCCGGCCTTCGAGTGCATCGAAAACGTGCCGATGCGCGGCTTTCGCTGGGCCGACTAA
- a CDS encoding SPFH domain-containing protein: protein MSDRIKKVVLAVRAVLAKGAAGVGAVARSGARPGLRGVLALCAIGGGGYLLVKHPPVAKIERGNVGIRLNQLNGAASVVRDGTVVLIPGVHELRQLPVLDQIYKAAGSGEQPYQSVEGLALGVDLSVRYAIDPAKLVKVAQTLPDDIRAAVIDPAVQGVIYKVVTRYTVREIFSSKRAEIQQVIEAELKPKLAADGILLRHVTIGKITLPREYMAGMETLLAEELQTEKMRYTLELKEKQVKQTALEADADKIKREKAAEAAGNEQIIAAGRRSRPWRTCCRSSRNRSSSAGWKRKPKRPRVSRRRKARPRRA, encoded by the coding sequence ATGTCCGATCGGATCAAGAAGGTGGTGTTGGCGGTGCGCGCGGTGCTGGCAAAGGGCGCGGCGGGCGTTGGCGCGGTGGCGCGTTCCGGCGCGCGCCCGGGCCTGCGCGGCGTGCTGGCGCTGTGCGCCATCGGCGGTGGCGGCTACCTGCTGGTGAAGCATCCTCCGGTGGCCAAGATTGAGCGCGGCAATGTCGGCATCCGCCTCAACCAGTTGAACGGCGCGGCCAGCGTGGTACGCGACGGTACCGTGGTGCTGATACCCGGCGTGCATGAACTGCGCCAGTTGCCGGTACTGGATCAGATCTACAAGGCGGCCGGGAGCGGCGAACAGCCCTACCAGTCGGTCGAAGGGCTGGCGCTGGGCGTGGACCTGAGCGTGCGCTATGCGATCGATCCGGCCAAACTGGTGAAGGTGGCGCAAACGCTGCCGGACGATATCCGCGCCGCCGTGATCGACCCGGCGGTGCAGGGCGTGATCTACAAGGTGGTTACGCGCTACACCGTGCGCGAGATCTTTTCCAGCAAGCGCGCCGAAATCCAGCAGGTGATCGAGGCCGAACTCAAGCCCAAGCTGGCGGCCGACGGCATCTTGCTGCGCCATGTCACCATCGGCAAAATCACACTGCCGCGCGAGTACATGGCCGGCATGGAAACGCTCCTGGCCGAAGAACTGCAGACCGAGAAGATGCGCTACACGCTCGAACTGAAGGAAAAACAGGTCAAGCAGACCGCGCTCGAAGCGGACGCCGACAAGATCAAGCGCGAAAAAGCGGCCGAAGCGGCCGGCAACGAGCAGATTATCGCCGCAGGGCGCAGGAGCAGGCCATGGCGCACGTGCTGCCGTTCAAGCAGAAACAGATCGAGCAGCGCCGGCTGGAAGCGGAAGCCGAAAAGACCTCGCGTATCAAGACGTCGGAAGGCGCGGCCCAGGCGCGCGTGA
- a CDS encoding carbamoyltransferase family protein, with amino-acid sequence MHGSELAWAIQKERLTRHKHHWGRLDDLRNIYRPRLPGLEAPIDILVECYSCDAEFSRVAEYERELAATLALAPGCRRARISHHLSHVYSAFHPSRFEDAAVMIIDGQGSRVADFTETWAGAAGVPGDWCEVASFYRADRQRVACIGKQLWNRDERQPVGLGMFYFLLTQAMFPGEGNEGKVMGLAPHGKAAALRLPPLDVRDGQVTIPARWRELFAERGRFRHGGADDARFADIANLAAAGQRAFEEALLEVARWLQSRTGARNLCFAGGTGLNCSANERLLRETPFRRVFIPPAPSDAGTAIGCALYGLAELGGAPCDFRWTSDYLGPEPVPHQIDAAAQSCGDLLVERIDDPPAMCARMVDLLCEARVVALYQGRSEFGPRALGHRSILGDPRIGAMRDDINAQIKQREWFRPLAPVVLLERAEEFFDVCRPVPFMQYAAPVHERVARRIPAVTHVDCTARLQTVGPDDDPFLRGLLREFEARTGVPVLLNTSFNRREEPIVETPAEAVATFRGTPIHALAMAPYLLRKRDGDGLLRGNVLERP; translated from the coding sequence ATGCATGGGTCCGAACTGGCCTGGGCGATCCAGAAAGAGCGCCTGACGCGGCACAAGCACCACTGGGGCCGGCTGGACGACCTGCGCAACATTTACCGGCCGCGCCTGCCCGGGCTGGAGGCGCCCATCGATATCCTGGTCGAGTGCTACTCCTGCGACGCCGAGTTCTCCCGGGTGGCCGAGTACGAACGCGAGCTGGCCGCCACGCTGGCGCTGGCGCCCGGCTGCCGGCGCGCGCGCATCTCGCATCACCTCTCGCATGTATACAGTGCGTTCCATCCTTCCCGTTTCGAGGACGCCGCCGTCATGATCATCGACGGCCAGGGCAGCCGCGTGGCTGACTTCACCGAAACCTGGGCGGGCGCGGCCGGCGTGCCGGGCGACTGGTGCGAGGTGGCCTCGTTCTACCGCGCCGACCGGCAGCGGGTGGCATGTATCGGCAAGCAGCTGTGGAACCGCGACGAGCGCCAGCCCGTGGGGCTGGGCATGTTCTATTTTCTTTTGACGCAGGCGATGTTTCCGGGGGAGGGGAACGAAGGCAAGGTCATGGGACTGGCGCCGCATGGCAAGGCGGCGGCGCTGCGCTTGCCGCCGCTCGATGTGCGCGACGGGCAGGTGACGATTCCGGCACGCTGGCGCGAGCTGTTCGCCGAACGCGGCCGCTTTCGCCATGGCGGGGCGGACGATGCGCGCTTTGCCGATATCGCCAATCTCGCCGCGGCCGGGCAACGGGCATTTGAAGAAGCGCTGCTGGAGGTGGCGCGCTGGCTGCAATCGCGGACCGGCGCCCGCAACCTGTGTTTCGCGGGCGGCACCGGGCTCAATTGCTCGGCCAACGAGCGCCTGCTGCGCGAGACGCCGTTTCGCCGCGTGTTCATTCCACCGGCGCCGAGCGACGCGGGCACGGCCATCGGGTGCGCCTTGTACGGTTTGGCCGAGCTGGGCGGCGCTCCCTGCGATTTTCGCTGGACCAGCGATTATCTGGGGCCTGAACCGGTGCCGCACCAGATCGACGCGGCGGCGCAGAGTTGCGGGGACTTGCTGGTCGAGCGCATCGACGATCCGCCTGCCATGTGCGCGCGCATGGTCGACCTGCTGTGCGAGGCGCGCGTGGTGGCGCTGTACCAGGGCCGCAGCGAATTCGGCCCGCGTGCGCTCGGGCACCGCAGCATCCTGGGCGACCCGCGTATCGGTGCGATGCGCGACGATATCAATGCGCAGATCAAGCAGCGTGAATGGTTTCGTCCGCTCGCGCCGGTGGTGCTGCTTGAACGGGCCGAAGAATTTTTCGACGTGTGCCGGCCGGTACCGTTCATGCAGTACGCCGCTCCTGTGCACGAGCGGGTGGCACGGCGTATTCCGGCGGTGACGCACGTCGACTGCACGGCCCGCCTGCAAACGGTGGGGCCGGATGACGATCCTTTCCTGCGCGGCTTGCTGCGCGAGTTCGAGGCGCGTACCGGCGTGCCGGTGCTGCTCAATACCTCGTTTAACCGCAGGGAGGAGCCGATCGTCGAAACGCCCGCGGAGGCGGTGGCGACTTTCCGCGGCACGCCGATCCATGCACTGGCCATGGCGCCGTATCTGCTGCGAAAACGGGATGGGGATGGGTTGTTGCGCGGAAATGTGCTGGAGCGGCCGTGA